Within Natronobacterium texcoconense, the genomic segment AACGTTATCGTGCCGGCGACTCGCGTCTCGACGGTTTCGGTCGCCGCGTAGCCGCCGGTCAGTTCGATCGTCGCCGTCCGGACGTCGCCGCCGCGTTCGTACGCGACGTCGACGGTGAGTTCGTACGTCTCGACGTCGCCACGTCGAAGGACGGGCACGTCGGGATCGAACTCGACGCCCTCGTTCCGACGGAAGTAGAGCCCGAGGAACTGGTCTGCGTGGCGCATCGGCAACTCCTCGCCGGTCACTTCGCCCTCGCGCTCGAGCGTCTCCTCGATCGTCTCGGCGACGTCGTCGTAGGCGTCGACGACCGCCGCTTTGGTGCTCGCCGTCTCGAGGGCCTCGACCAGTTGCGTCGCGACTTCGCTCCAGCGGTCGGTAAACGCCTCGAGATCGCCGATTTCCTCGAGTTCGTCGACGAAGCGTTCACCGACGACCGACGGCTCGCTGTAGTAGCCCGACGGGAGATCGGCGTCTCGGAGCGTCTCCACGTCGTCCGCGAGGTCACCTTCCATCGCGGCGATCACGTCGACGCACGTCCGGCGCAGGTCCGCGCGTGGCCGACTCAGTTCCGCCAGATCCAGCGCCGAGTCGAGTTCCTCGACGGTCGACTCGATGCGATCGATCTCGTCGACGTAGTCGGCGTCGACGTGGGCGTCGACTCCGGTCCGATCGACGGCGTCGATCAGGGACCGCAACGTCTCGCGTTCCTCCTCGAACGACCCGGAGAACTGATCGCGAAGCCGGTCCCGCGCCTCGAGGATCGATTCGACGGCGTCGTCGAACGCGTCTTCGTCGAGGGCCTCGCGTGCGTCTTCGAGGTCGCGATCGATGGTGTCCGCGTCGTCGGGACGAACGTCTCCCCGCCCCATCTCGCGGACGGTGCCGATCGCGTCCTCGAACGATTCCGTCGCCTCCGTCCGGAGGGCCTCGATCGCGTCTCGACACTCCGGCACCGAGGCTTCCCGCTCCGGATCGAGTTCGGGATAGGCGTCGTGGTCGGCGTCTGCGAGGTCGACCTCTTCCAGGCGCTCGAGTGCAGCCTGGATTCGCGATCGTTCGCCGGCACCGAACTCGCGGAACGAAGACGCAACGTCATCCTCGAGGGTCTCGATCTCGGTCGATAGCCGTTCGAACTCCTGGAGGTCGCCGTTCTTGACGCCCTTTCCGAGGTCGAACGCGCCCGACTCGAGGTCGACGGTGACGCCCTGCGTCTCGAAGTCACCCGCGATCGACTCCATCCGGGCGTCGACGCCAGGATTCCAGTCGGCGTAGGCGCTCTCGAGGCTGTTTACCCGTCGAACGCACTGCTGGAACTCCTCGGCGACCGACCGGGCGCGGGTGCGGACGAACTGCTGTTCGCTGGTGCCGCTGCGGGCGACGACGCCGCGGACGTACAGCGTGATCCCGGTGACGACGACCAGCGGGATGCCCACGAGCACGAACCAGGTCGCGGCCTGTGAGCCGGACCAGACGAAGATACCGGCACCGAGCGCCGCCGCGAGGACGACGAGTCCGCCGATTCCGGCGGCAGTCTTCCCGTTCCCGTTCATCGGATCACCCCCAGCAACTCGACGTCGACTCCGAAGTGGAGAACGAAGACGGCGATTCCCGCTATTGCGAGGACGAGTCCGAGCAGGATCGGCAACAGTGCCGTCTTCCGGTCGTAACTGACGTCCCGGCTCAGCTTCATCTTCTCGTCGACGCGCCTCGCGGCGATCAACGGCAGTGCAGCGCCGGCGACGGAACCGACGAGCAGGCCGCCGAGAAGCGGCCCGAACAGAGCGATCTGAACCGTCGATTTCGGCTCGTTGCGCTCGCTCTCTACCGCATCCACGTACTCGTCTGTCGCGTTCGCGAGCGCCTCGGTTCGCTGAGTACGCTGTGTGTCGATCGTCTCGATCACACCGACCGTCCCCGTCGCGTTCCCCGCTTTCGTCTCGCTTCGTAGGTAATTCACGAACGCAATCTCGTCTTCGGTCATGTTCTGGTTCCGGTCGTCGAGGCGCTCGAGCGTCGCATTCGCGTTGTCCAGCGCTTCCTCGAAGTTCGTCTCGTCGTCTTCGATCGCTGCGATCGACTCGTTCAACTGATCGATCTCGTCCTGAAGGCGGTCCGACGACTCGAGATACTGCTCCTCGTGAGACTCGTACTCGCCGTCGCTTTCCGTGATCCAGTCGACGTCCTCGAGTTCGGAACTGTCTGCCGCGACAGTGCCGCCGACGATGGCGATTCCGACCGCTAGTACCGTCACGAGAATCAGGGCTCGCGTCGCACTAGTCATGTAACCGCCTCCTGATCTGTCGGTTCTTGTGCCAGTAGGTGAGAGCGCTCGCGACGACGAGTCCGACGCCGAGACCGATCAGGAGTCCGCCAGCGGCGACGAATAGTGGATCGGCCGCGAGTTCGAGTGTCGTCTGTGCTCGGTCGGTCGCTCCGGTAGCGTCTCCGATCGGTGATTCGGCCGCTGCGACGCCGACGAAGCCGAGACACGCCAGCGCGACTGCGAGCGTTCTGGTCGTAGCCCGTCGTAGCCTCCGTTTCATGCCAGCAACTCCTCCGTCTCCGTCTCGTAGGCGTCTGCGGCCGCTTCGATCTCCTCGAGGCGGTCGATGTCCTCACGCCGGTAGGTCAGTAGCGTCGTCACCGACGCGAGGTTCCGGTCGCTGAGTGCGACGCCGAGATTCACTTCGCTCAGTCCGCAACTGCGCTCTAAGAACTCCTTGACCGTTCCCGTCTCGATACTGTACGGTCCGGCCTCGAGGTTCGCGCTCGGAGCCCTGACGAGCGAGATGGCCTTCTGTGCGTCGTCGACGTCCGCGTTCGCGAGCGTCTGTTTCGACGCCGACAGCCGGGACAGCGCGGCGCTGTCGATCTCTCGCTTGCCGACGAACGGCAACAGGTAGCCCGGCAACGATCGGGTCATCGTCACCGATCGTCCGATCGCGCCGTACCCCGGCTTCGAGTCGTCGGTGCCGACGCCGAACGACAGCGAGGTTACGATGTCCCGAACGTCGATGTCGGGTGTGTCGATTCCCTCGACCTCGCTCGCGTCGACGCTGCTGAGCATCGGGCCGGCGACCATGTCGTGGATCGCCGCCGCGACGTACTCGTTGTACTCGCCGAACTCGCCGCCGGCGGAGTCGAGATACGAGATGCGCTGGTTGTCGACGAGGATGATGCCGTCGACCTCCTCCTCGAGCCGATTCAGGCCGTAGCGGGCGTTCCAGGCCTGTCGGCCGGCGGTCGTCTCCTCGTCGTCGGAACCGCTGCTCCCCTGCATGTTCGGCAGGATGGCGACGGCGATGATCTTCGTGTTATCGTCCGTGAACGCCTTGATCTCCCGTGCGAGGTGTGGGCTGATGCCACAGCCGGTTCCACCGCCGAGTCCGAGAAAGAGGAAGGCAAACTGGATCGTATCGGACCGGCCGCGGTCGGCCGCGTTGCCGCCGGATTCGTCGTACTCCGACTCGAAGCCGCGCTCGAACT encodes:
- a CDS encoding FtsZ/tubulin family protein, with the translated sequence MTYLFVGAGQAGGAIVDAIFDYTDDSMLGLFESTDISTLGRPLVFNSTMRDLQNLSNVPAEDQYGIAEQHGLVQGTEPGFEEMVTGGFGRNPAAADEVMDDHTSELQTIFSEKFERGFESEYDESGGNAADRGRSDTIQFAFLFLGLGGGTGCGISPHLAREIKAFTDDNTKIIAVAILPNMQGSSGSDDEETTAGRQAWNARYGLNRLEEEVDGIILVDNQRISYLDSAGGEFGEYNEYVAAAIHDMVAGPMLSSVDASEVEGIDTPDIDVRDIVTSLSFGVGTDDSKPGYGAIGRSVTMTRSLPGYLLPFVGKREIDSAALSRLSASKQTLANADVDDAQKAISLVRAPSANLEAGPYSIETGTVKEFLERSCGLSEVNLGVALSDRNLASVTTLLTYRREDIDRLEEIEAAADAYETETEELLA